In the genome of Dethiosulfovibrio peptidovorans, the window CAAAAAGCTCTGTCAGCTGGGGTTACCTGCATGCAAATTCTTCCTGGGAGTGCCAACATCATCGGGGGAATCGGAACCATCGTCAAACCCGTTGGTAACGTTATCGATCGTATGATACTTCGGGCTCATTCGGGGATGAAAGCCGCATTGGGGGAAAATCCCATTACCTGGCAGGGAGGGAAGGGGCGTTTCCCTTCAACCAGAATGGGCAACGCTGCCTGTATGAGAAAAGCTCTACAGGATGCTAGAGACTACAGGGCAAAAAAAGAGGAGGCGGAGAAAAAGGGGGAATACTTTGCTCTCAATCAAGGTATGGAGCACTTCCTGCCTGTCCTGGATAAAACCGTCCCCATGCGAATCCACAGCCATCGAGCCGACGATATCTGCACAGCCATACGGATCTGCGAGGAATTTGACGTGCGCTACACCCTGGAACACTGTACAGAAGGCCAGTTCATCGTCGACTACCTGGCAGATCGAAAGGTTCATGCTGCTGTGGGGCCGACAGCGACCAGTAAGACCAAAGTGGAGGTCAAAAACAAGGGTTGGGAGACCCTCATAGCCCTTCATAATGCGGGAATATCTTTCTGCATCATCACTGACCATCCTGTAATCCCTATCGAGAACTTACCGGTGGCTGCTGCCCTGGCCATCAGAGCCGGATTGCCTCATCAGGCGGCGTTGGAGGCCCTGACGATAAACGCTGCCCGTCACCTGGAGGTGGAGGAGCGCATGGGATCCATCGAGCCCGGCAAAGACGCCGACCTCGTCATATGGCCCGGCGATCCCTTCGACATTCGCAACGCTCCAGAGCAGGTCTTCGTCGACGGGCAACCCCAACTTTGAGCCTCGGTCGTATTGACGGGACAGGCGTATTCGAGTAAATTATTTAAGCTACAGAGTCGTAATAAAAACGTATCTTATAATATATGAGGAGGAATGAATACGATGAACGTTCGAAAGCTCAGGTTTGTAGCGGTCCTGTGTGCTTTGGCCCTTGTGGCGGTTCCCGCATTTGCAAGAGAGAAGGCCGATCCTGATACTCTTGTCGTGGCGAACATCTACGACGCAAAAACCCTGGATCCTCACGCAACGAACGATGTCGCTTCGTCGGGTGCAATGTTGCACATCTATAACTGCCTGGTCAAGCTGAACGATAAAAATGAGGTCGTCGGTGATTTGGCTGAAAAAGTGGAGAAGGTAGATGACACTACCTATCGCTTCACCCTCAAGAAGGGCGTCAAATTCCACAACGGTGAGGAGCTTAAAGCTTCTGACGTTGTCTTCACCCTCAAGAGAGCAGTGGCTCCTGAAAGCGGTGCAATCAAGCACATCGTCGGAGCTATTGATCCTGACAGCATCGTTGCTCTTGACGACTACACCGTCGAGCTCAAGACGAAGTTCCCCTTCTCGGCTTTCCTACCCTCCATGACCCACATGGGTGGCGGTGCCATCCTCAACGAAAAAGCCGTTACCGAAGCCGGGGACAACTACGGTATGAATCCCGTGGGAACCGGTCCCTTCAAGCTTGCCAAGTGGAACCGTGGTGACAGGATCGTCATGGAGCGCTTCGACGGCTACTTTGGCCCAAAGCCCGCCTTCAAAAACCTGATTATCCGGGCCATCCCCGAGGGCACCAACCGCACCATCGAGCTTGAGAGCGGCAACGTCGATATCGCTTACGGCATCACCACGAACGACATCAGCCGTGTGAAGTCGAACAAAGCCCTCAAGCTCATCAGGACGCTCGACAACTCGACCAACTACCTGGGCTTCAACTGTGAAAAAAAACCATTTGACGACGTTCGCGTCCGTCAGGCCATCACCATGGCCCTGCCGGTGCCTCAGATGATCAAAGCTGTTAAACGCGGTGTTGGAGCGCCTGCCGTTGGCCCCATCGCACCCAACGTCAAATACGCCAACAAAGCCCTCAAGCCCATCCCGTACGATGTGAAAAAAGCCAAAAAGCTTTTGGCCGAGGCTGGCTATCCTGACGGATTCAAGACCTCCATCTGGACCAACGACAAAAAGGTTCGTATTGACCTTGCCACCATCGCTCAGAACCAGCTGAAGAAGATCGGTATAGATGTCGAGATCAAGGTTCTGGAGTGGGGCGCCTATCTTGAAGGCCTGACCCAGAAAAAACAGGATATGTTCATCGTCGGCTGGACCTGCCAGACCCCCGACCCCGACATGGCTGTCTACGCTCCCTTCCATTCGTCCATGAAGGGCAACAACAACTTCACCTTCTTCGGCGATGACGAGGTCGACAAGCTCCTGGACAGGGGCCGGGTCATGCAGGACGGCGACGAGCGTCGGGATGTATACTATCGGATACAGGACATCCTCAGGGAAAGGGGACCCTGGGTCTTCCTGTTGAACGATGAGGTCGTTGTGGGTACTCAGGCCTACGTCAAAGGTTTTGTCCCCAGTCCTTTCGGTTTTCACCCCCTGTATAACATCACCTTCGATGGACAGTAATATATAGAACACCCGTACACAACGACGCAGGAGCACGGATTTGTGCTCCTGCTTTCCTTATGGCATTGGGAGGGGCAACATGTTTACATACATTTTCAGGCGGGTTCTCATGCTGATTCCTGTCCTTATCGGCGTGACGTTCATCGTCTTTTCCATGCTCTTTATCACCCCGGGCGATCCTGCCCGGATGGTTCTGGGGGATCAGGCGCCTCAGGAGGCCGTTGACAAATTACGCAGCGAAATGGGGCTGAACGATCCCTTCTTTGTGCAATTTGGCCGCTATGTGTATAAGGCCGTCGTCCATGGTGACATCGGCCGCTCCTACATCACCAAGCGTCCTGTCGTGCAGGAGATCATGGCCGCCTTTCCTGTCACCCTCAAACTCTCGGCCCTGGCGATGATCATAGCTATGATCGTGGGCATCCCCTGCGGCATAGTCTCGGCCATCAGACAGTATTCTCTCTTCGACAACCTCGTCACCATCTTCGCCATGATCGGTATCTCCATGCCCGTCTTCTGGCTGGGAATCCTGCTCATCCTTCTCTTCTCCGTCCGGCTGGGCTGGGTACCTCCGTCGGGATTTGACTCACTCTCGACCATAATTTTGCCGTCCATCACCCTCGGTGCTCAGTCCGTGGCCATCATCACAAGGATGACTCGTTCC includes:
- a CDS encoding amidohydrolase, producing MKAVIHAQVWTVSHGVVDDGTVVFKEGKILSVEAGGAVPQGASVVNGYGKIVTPGFIDAHVHIGICEEGIPGAMNAVNEDTSPITPDVRALDGINPADEGFQKALSAGVTCMQILPGSANIIGGIGTIVKPVGNVIDRMILRAHSGMKAALGENPITWQGGKGRFPSTRMGNAACMRKALQDARDYRAKKEEAEKKGEYFALNQGMEHFLPVLDKTVPMRIHSHRADDICTAIRICEEFDVRYTLEHCTEGQFIVDYLADRKVHAAVGPTATSKTKVEVKNKGWETLIALHNAGISFCIITDHPVIPIENLPVAAALAIRAGLPHQAALEALTINAARHLEVEERMGSIEPGKDADLVIWPGDPFDIRNAPEQVFVDGQPQL
- a CDS encoding glutathione ABC transporter substrate-binding protein — encoded protein: MNTMNVRKLRFVAVLCALALVAVPAFAREKADPDTLVVANIYDAKTLDPHATNDVASSGAMLHIYNCLVKLNDKNEVVGDLAEKVEKVDDTTYRFTLKKGVKFHNGEELKASDVVFTLKRAVAPESGAIKHIVGAIDPDSIVALDDYTVELKTKFPFSAFLPSMTHMGGGAILNEKAVTEAGDNYGMNPVGTGPFKLAKWNRGDRIVMERFDGYFGPKPAFKNLIIRAIPEGTNRTIELESGNVDIAYGITTNDISRVKSNKALKLIRTLDNSTNYLGFNCEKKPFDDVRVRQAITMALPVPQMIKAVKRGVGAPAVGPIAPNVKYANKALKPIPYDVKKAKKLLAEAGYPDGFKTSIWTNDKKVRIDLATIAQNQLKKIGIDVEIKVLEWGAYLEGLTQKKQDMFIVGWTCQTPDPDMAVYAPFHSSMKGNNNFTFFGDDEVDKLLDRGRVMQDGDERRDVYYRIQDILRERGPWVFLLNDEVVVGTQAYVKGFVPSPFGFHPLYNITFDGQ
- a CDS encoding peptide ABC transporter permease, producing the protein MFTYIFRRVLMLIPVLIGVTFIVFSMLFITPGDPARMVLGDQAPQEAVDKLRSEMGLNDPFFVQFGRYVYKAVVHGDIGRSYITKRPVVQEIMAAFPVTLKLSALAMIIAMIVGIPCGIVSAIRQYSLFDNLVTIFAMIGISMPVFWLGILLILLFSVRLGWVPPSGFDSLSTIILPSITLGAQSVAIITRMTRSSMLEVIRQDYIRTVRAKGQKERIVIWKHALGNALIPVITISGIQFGILLGGAVLTELIFSIPGVGRLMVESIKMRDFPVVQGGVLFIAVAFCIVNLMVDLIYAWLDPRIKAQYVS